The following nucleotide sequence is from Marinobacter sp. MDS2.
CGTTTCAAACCCTTATCAGTGAGAATGGCGTATTTAAGTACGAGGTGGATTCGGTGGAGAGTGGCAAATCAGCACGGCTCTATTGTCGTTATGAAGAAACCCCAGCGGCATTGCCGGCTAACGCGCAACAAATCCTTTCAGTGACGGCTGGAACCATTCAGTACATTCGCGACTTATTTGACCAACAAGCCACAGTGCGCCAGATGGTTGTGCCGGACGGGCTGGCGTCAACCAGACGGGCGTTGTCAGAGCTACTACAACTGCCCGTGGCCACTTCTACGGAAGGCTTTGGGTTTGGGCTAGAGATCACTGACATAGATCGGCCCATTGCAGGTTGCGACGACAACCTCTACCAGCTAAGCCTCGACTACGCTACCAGGCTTCTCAGCGCCAAACAGAAAGGTTCAGAGCAACTGTTCCGGATTCGTGGCTATATTGCCAATCACGGCCTTGCACAAACGGGCCTGGCGCCTTGTGCTGCAGCCCTCGGCTTGCATCCTCGCAACCTGCAGCGACAGCTGGCGGAGCAGGGAACCAGTTTCCGACAATTGAAAGAAGAAGTTTTGAAAGACGTCATTCTTCGTGAGTTGAATCAACAAACGCCACTGGAAAAGATTTCCGATAAGTTGGGTTACTCCGAGTCCAGTGCGTTTTACCGAGCCTTCCGGAGCCTGTTTGGACTTTCACCGAGTCAACTGTCTAAGCATGACTATCTAGGCCCGAGGTCTAACCTCGAACGGTGAGTGCCTTTCCGAATGAGAGCGTTTCTCTATCCGCCTGAGTGTCCGCTTTGCGACCTCAGCGTGCTTAATCTCCCGGAATCTCGGCGACAAAAAAGGTCCGCTTCTTATCAAAAAACGGACGTAGCCTCGATTTCAATTGAGGGCTCTGCCCTCTCGCCGCAAGCGGCGATTCGCCCGAGGTATTTAAGGACCAGCGATTTTATCGCCGGATTCTGGCGCACGGCGCTCTCTCCGATACCGATAGCGTTGGCGACTTCGCCACGGTTTAGCTGGCCCCGAAAGACGATTTGCTTTAAATCGTCATCGGTTTTCGTAGCGGCCCAACGCTGAAAGGCAACAAGGTTTTCGCGAGCTTTTTCTTGTCCGTTAGTCATTCCCGATACTCAACGCTTTTTCAAGGGCATCCACAAAACCGTTTCTGAGGACAACCTTGCCGTTTTGGTCCTTGATGCTGCCGCGTTCTGTTTTAGTCCAGCCCTTTAATTTAAGGGACTCCTCAGAGATGGCGTCTCTCAATGCATCAATCTCGTGACTCAACAGGCTCGGTAACCTCGATTCAGATTTGTCTTCAGCACCCGCTCGGTAGTCAATTTCCAATTTCTTGATCGATGCAAACCTTTTATTTTCGGCCCTCAATTTACGGACCTTCGAAATCAGGTCGAGTATGAGGAAGCGGTGAGTTTTATTGCTTACCTCATCAACCCAATCGTACTCGCCCGAGGGCGTGGTCTGTGCTTTGATCGCTTTCTTTTTCTGGTCTCCAAGCGCCTGCCAAGCCTCAATGACCGCTCTATAATGTTCTCCGGTTTTGTTTCGGATGGTCTGCTCGCTAGGAGCGCCACGACTGGCCCCAAGCTTCGCAATCGTTGAGATTCTGAAATCAACCGAGCCTGACTCATGATGTTCCTTGCAAACGGCGTGAAGGGCCTCCAGGGACTTCCTGGAACGAGAATTTTTCAGTTGGCCCAGTATGGCCTCGTAGACTTCGTTCGGTTCACTCATTGCAGCTCTCGATTTCTAGCGGGAATTTCAAAGACCCGTTCATGGCTGACTCGATCTCTTGGCGCACATCACCTAGCTGTAGTGGTTCGGCGAGATCTTCCAAGGTGATTTGCCCATTGATCAACTGGTCAGCGACGTGCCAGTTATTCTGTGTCACTTGCATAATCAGCCGGACGACCTGATTGGCAGCTTTGAGCTGCTGATCCTCGGTCAACCGAAATATCGCGGGTGCAATCCCATTGGTGTCCGCCAATTTGTCGAGCATCTGACTGAGCAGGGGGCGTGCTCTGGAGGCACTGGCGCTCTCGTAAATCTCAGCGTTGGCACAGACCTCAGCGAGCAACCGAAATTCGCTGCTTTGCTCCTCCAAATGCATCTCCATTTCCACGTAATTGCCGCTGACGATCAGCTGGTGCTGGCCTGTCTCGGAGGTCTTCAGCAGTTCGGTAGATTGAGAAATCAGGCGGTATAAGTGCTGGAGATCCGTGAGAAGCATGTCGAGCTTTTTGGCTTTTTCCTCATACGCCGAGGTGATCTTTTTCAGCGTTCGCTCTTTACCAAAAAACTGTCCCGAAGACTCGGCATCGTACCGCTCGTCATCGAGCGTCTGCCTTTTTTCTTCGAGTTCGTGGTATTCATTGCGGGTGACATTGATTTCCAGAATGATTTCGTTGGCAATGGCCGACAAACCGCCCAGAAACGCCGGGCCGGTAATGAAGAAGCGGCACTGGGGACAATTTCG
It contains:
- a CDS encoding AraC family transcriptional regulator, which codes for MSHLSIANVWINSLLRTFHKLGVNVDAIVAGLPGFEEGPLHHRGRLDLISARQLWHNAANMSQDSLLGARIGQLQDYRSIGVLAPLLWHSPSVGLALKHVATFQTLISENGVFKYEVDSVESGKSARLYCRYEETPAALPANAQQILSVTAGTIQYIRDLFDQQATVRQMVVPDGLASTRRALSELLQLPVATSTEGFGFGLEITDIDRPIAGCDDNLYQLSLDYATRLLSAKQKGSEQLFRIRGYIANHGLAQTGLAPCAAALGLHPRNLQRQLAEQGTSFRQLKEEVLKDVILRELNQQTPLEKISDKLGYSESSAFYRAFRSLFGLSPSQLSKHDYLGPRSNLER
- the gmtX gene encoding gamma-mobile-trio protein GmtX; translated protein: MSEPNEVYEAILGQLKNSRSRKSLEALHAVCKEHHESGSVDFRISTIAKLGASRGAPSEQTIRNKTGEHYRAVIEAWQALGDQKKKAIKAQTTPSGEYDWVDEVSNKTHRFLILDLISKVRKLRAENKRFASIKKLEIDYRAGAEDKSESRLPSLLSHEIDALRDAISEESLKLKGWTKTERGSIKDQNGKVVLRNGFVDALEKALSIGND